CAAAGCGGAAATTTTTCCGTTATGGGCAGCGACAAGATGACGGCTGAAGAAATTTTGGGGCTGAAGGAAAAAGCCGACAAGAGTTTTTATTTAAGACCGTCTTATCTTCTTAGAAGGATTGCGTCCATAAGAAATACGTATGAGCTAAAGCTTTTGGTTATAAACGGATTTTCCGTGATAAATCAAATTTTTAAAAGAAAAGATGACTAAAAATATTTCATGCCCGTTGTGCGGAGATAGCGGAGTTTTTTCTTGGAAAAAGAAAGAAAAATTTGAAGTGCTTAAGTGCAAAAAATGCGATTTGGGATTTGTCGCCCCCGATTTTTTGCCAGAAGATTATAGAAATCAATATTTGGAGGACAAATCGTCAAGGGTTGAATATTATAAATCAGCCGATGATTGCGACGGATGGTATTTTCGCAGAAATCTGAAAAAATTGGAGAAATTTATCAAGCCTGGTTCTATTCTGGATATCGGCTGCAGTGTCGGAACTTTTTTGAAAGAGGCTCAAAAAAAAGGATGGCAAGCCGCCGGGGTGGAGCCGAATTTAAAGGCCGCTGAAATCGCCCAAAAATACGGAAAAGTTTATTCGGATTTTTTTGACGAAAATTTTGGCGCGTCGGGATTTAGCGCCGTGCACATGTCTGACACCATAGAACATTTGTCCAATCCTTTAGCTGTTTTAAAAACCGCCCGCGGAATTTTGTCTGAAAAAGGGATTTTAATGGTAACGACCTGCGATATGGACAGTTTTTTGGGAAAAGCTTATCAGATAAAGCCGAGGGAACACCTTTTTTATTTCAATAAAAAATCTTTAAGGCGAATTTTGGAGCAGTCTGGTTTTAAGGTCCTTCTGCTCGAAAGAATTACCCGAAAAAGAAGCTTTTCGGGATTGGAAAAAAGCACGACGGAAATCGGGTTAATCGGCAAATTTTTTACCAAATTCAGGTTTTTCCACAGACCGATGAGTTTTCTTTCCGGCCTCCTGTTCTACGACGAGATTTTAGCGATCGCTGAAAAAAGCAAGCAGACTGGTTTAAAAGATTGCGGCATTGGCGCGAAAAAACAGCATAATTTTTCTAAAATGGATATCTTGTTGATTTATCCTCCCATTTCGGTGAACGAAAGATATTCCAGCAATGTCGGCAAGGCCGGAGGAAATCTCGCGCCTCTTGGAATCGCGAATGTGGCGGCTTACTTGAGGGAGAAAGGTTTTAATACCGGAATTATTGACGCTGTTGCCGAAAATTATACTATTAATGATTTGGCAAAAAAGATTTTGGAAATAAATCCGAGGGTTGTCGGGATTTCCGCTTTAACATCCAATTTTTTCAGGGCGGTTGCTGTAGCCAAAGAGATAAAGAAAATTCTTCCGGACGCCCTTGTTATAATAGGAGGCCATCACGCGGCCATAATGCCTTTGGAAATAATGAGGGAAAAT
The DNA window shown above is from Candidatus Paceibacterota bacterium and carries:
- a CDS encoding cobalamin-dependent protein (Presence of a B(12) (cobalamin)-binding domain implies dependence on cobalamin itself, in one of its several forms, or in some unusual lineages, dependence on a cobalamin-like analog.), with translation MTKNISCPLCGDSGVFSWKKKEKFEVLKCKKCDLGFVAPDFLPEDYRNQYLEDKSSRVEYYKSADDCDGWYFRRNLKKLEKFIKPGSILDIGCSVGTFLKEAQKKGWQAAGVEPNLKAAEIAQKYGKVYSDFFDENFGASGFSAVHMSDTIEHLSNPLAVLKTARGILSEKGILMVTTCDMDSFLGKAYQIKPREHLFYFNKKSLRRILEQSGFKVLLLERITRKRSFSGLEKSTTEIGLIGKFFTKFRFFHRPMSFLSGLLFYDEILAIAEKSKQTGLKDCGIGAKKQHNFSKMDILLIYPPISVNERYSSNVGKAGGNLAPLGIANVAAYLREKGFNTGIIDAVAENYTINDLAKKILEINPRVVGISALTSNFFRAVAVAKEIKKILPDALVIIGGHHAAIMPLEIMRENECFDILVKGEGELTAKEVMEEYKKFGWNREDFLKKCGQIKGIYFKSGDEVIFTGDRDMIENLDALPFPARDLLPMDKYLPLPNQYKRAPVANMVAIRGCVFNCTFCSSASMFGRKIRLMSPERTVNEIEYLIKEYGVKEISFWDDAITVSREWMMKFCDLILEKGIDITWTCYSRVNTVDEELLRKMKNAGCWNIFFGFESGDQKLLDNIDKRITLEQIEKANDLCKKVGIEVRASFMLALPGETPELGQKTIDFAKKLNPDYAQFSVTTPYPGTRLYDEAEKYGTLTKNFSEYHGWSPVFVPFGYKNREEIEKIEKRAMRQFYMRPAYIWGRIKKIDSFEDIKRYMKGLTFVLGFIKGKK